One segment of Manihot esculenta cultivar AM560-2 chromosome 4, M.esculenta_v8, whole genome shotgun sequence DNA contains the following:
- the LOC110613840 gene encoding pyrophosphate-energized vacuolar membrane proton pump: protein MGSAVLSELGTEILVPVCAVVGIVFSLVQWYLVSRVKLTAERHAPGSANKNGYNDYLIEEEEGLNDHSVVAKCAEIQSAISEGATSFLFTEYQYVGVFMVAFAILIFLFLGSVEGFSTKSQPCTYDKEKMCKPALATAIFSTVSFMLGAFTSVVSGFLGMKIATYANARTTLEARKGVGKAFITAFRSGAVMGFLLAANGLLVLYIAINLFKLYYGEDWEGLFESITGYGLGGSSMALFGRVGGGIYTKAADVGADLVGKVERNIPEDDPRNPAVIADNVGDNVGDIAGMGSDLFGSYAESSCAALVVASISSFGINHEFTSMLYPLLISSVGILVCLITTLFATDFFEIKAVKEIEPALKKQLIISTILMTVGIAIVTWIGLPSSFTIYNFGTQKVVKNWQLFLCVAVGLWAGLIIGFVTEYYTSNAYSPVQDVADSCRTGAATNVIFGLALGYKSVIIPIFAIAIGIFVSFSFAAMYGIAVAALGMLSTIATGLAIDAYGPISDNAGGIAEMAGMSHRIRERTDALDAAGNTTAAIGKGFAIGSAALVSLALFGAFVSRASISTVDVLTPKVFIGLIVGAMLPYWFSAMTMKSVGSAALKMVEEVRRQFNTIPGIMEGHAKPDYATCVKISTDASIKEMIPPGALVMLTPLIVGTFFGVETLSGVLAGSLVSGVQIAISASNTGGAWDNAKKYIEAGASEHARTLGPKGSEPHKAAVIGDTIGDPLKDTSGPSLNILIKLMAVESLVFAPFFATHGGLLFKIF from the exons ATGGGATCGGCGGTGCTATCGGAATTGGGGACGGAGATATTGGTGCCGGTGTGTGCGGTTGTTGGCATAGTCTTCTCATTAGTTCAGTGGTACTTGGTGTCGCGCGTGAAGCTCACAGCGGAGCGCCACGCGCCGGGCAGTGCTAACAAGAATGGCTACAATGATTACCTGATTGAAGAAGAGGAAGGTCTTAATGACCACAGCGTTGTGGCCAAGTGCGCTGAAATACAGAGTGCAATATCTGAAG GTGCCACTTCTTTTCTGTTCACTGAATATCAGTATGTTGGGGTGTTCATGGTGGCTTTTGCAATTCTCATCTTCCTTTTCCTGGGTTCTGTTGAGGGCTTTAGCACAAAGAGCCAACCATGTACTTATGATAAAGAGAAGATGTGCAAGCCGGCACTTGCTACTGCAATATTCAGCACAGTCTCATTTATGCTTGGTGCTTTCACCTCTGTTGTCTCTGGTTTCCTAGGGATGAAAATTGCTACCTATGCCAATGCAAGAACAACTCTGGAAGCTAGAAAGGGTGTTGGCAAGGCTTTTATTACTGCATTCAGGTCTGGTGCAGTAATGGGTTTTCTCCTTGCTGCAAATGGTCTGTTGGTTCTCTACATTGCTATAAATCTCTTCAAGCTGTACTATGGAGAAGATTGGGAAGGGCTCTTTGAATCTATTACTGGTTATGGTCTTGGGGGTTCTTCCATGGCTCTCTTTGGAAGGGTTGGTGGTGGTATTTATACCAAAGCTGCTGATGTTGGTGCTGATCTTGTAGGAAAGGTTGAAAGAAACATTCCAGAAGATGATCCTAGAAACCCAGCT GTCATTGCTGACAATGTTGGTGACAATGTTGGAGATATTGCTGGTATGGGGTCTGATCTTTTTGGCTCATATGCTGAGTCATCTTGTGCTGCCCTTGTTGTTGCCTCCATCTCCTCGTTTGGAATCAACCATGAATTCACTTCCATGTTATATCCTTTGCTCATTAGTTCTGTTGGTATCCTTGTTTGTTTGATTACAACTCTCTTTGCCACTGATTTCTTTGAAATCAAGGCTGTAAAGGAAATTGAACCGGCATTAAAGAAGCAGCTCATTATCTCCACTATTCTTATGACTGTTGGGATTGCTATTGTAACCTGGATTGGCTTGCCTTCGTCTTTCACAATTTATAATTTTGGAACTCAGAAGGTTGTTAAGAACTG GCAGTTGTTCTTGTGTGTGGCTGTTGGTCTCTGGGCTGGACTTATTATTGGATTTGTAACCGAGTACTACACCAGCAATGCATACAG CCCTGTGCAAGATGTTGCCGACTCTTGCAGGACTGGAGCTGCCACTAATGTCATCTTTGGCCTTGCCTTGGGATACAAATCTGTCATCATTCCAATTTTTGCCATTGCTATTGGTATTTTTGTTAGTTTTAGTTTTGCAGCCATGTATGGCATTGCTGTGGCTGCTCTTGGAATGTTGAGCACTATTGCCACTGGATTAGCAATTGATGCTTATGGTCCCATCAGTGACAATGCTGGAGGCATTGCTGAGATGGCTGGTATGAGTCACCGCATCCGTGAACGAACTGATGCACTTGATGCAGCTGGCAATACTACTGCTGCTATTGGGAAG GGATTTGCCATTGGATCTGCTGCACTAGTATCTTTGGCTCTGTTTGGTGCTTTTGTGAGCCGTGCATCTATTTCAACTGTTGATGTCTTGACACCAAAGGTCTTCATTGGTCTGATTGTGGGTGCTATGCTTCCTTACTGGTTCTCTGCCATGACCATGAAAAGTGTGGGAAGTGCAGCTTTGAAGATGGTTGAGGAGGTTCGCAGGCAGTTCAACACCATTCCTGGTATCATGGAGGGTCATGCCAAGCCTGATTATGCTACTTGTGTCAAGATATCTACTGATGCATCCATCAAGGAGATGATTCCACCAGGTGCTCTTGTCATGCTTACACCCCTCATTGTTGGAACCTTCTTTGGCGTTGAGACTCTTTCTGGTGTTTTGGCTGGCTCTCTTGTTTCTGGTGTTCAG ATAGCAATTTCTGCATCTAACACTGGTGGTGCATGGGATAATGCCAAGAAGTATATTGAG GCTGGTGCGTCAGAGCATGCAAGGACGCTAGGCCCAAAAGGGTCAGAGCCACACAAAGCTGCAGTGATTGGTGATACAATTGGTGACCCACTGAAGGACACATCAGGCCCATCACTCAACATTCTCATCAAGCTTATGGCTGTGGAATCTCTCGTCTTTGCTCCCTTCTTTGCCACTCATGGTGGCCTGCTTTTCAAGATATTCTGA